The Brevibacillus brevis genome contains a region encoding:
- a CDS encoding head maturation protease, ClpP-related, with the protein MPKRIEVRGVIIPNDHQWIYDLFEMDATSPGKISKAIAEANGDDLEVIINSGGGDVYSGSEIYTMLKSHPAGVDVQIVGVAASAASVASMGGKKVRMSPTAQFMIHNAKTRTQGDKWEHRHTADFLQAVDKSIANAYRLKTGLSQKELSTLMNRETWMTAQEALAKGFIDEIMFDDSNQLSAVAHAGIEMIPQQVIDRVRNEIMKFQTEGASIMQVTNQTQVIDPQPPTASNAAPQPPAPNQEQNTQDAAAQERERLRAIDAIAANIDPALVNEAKYGENPMTAADLALKAMQEGKMINNGLFNAAVAANQASGALDVTAQPQQQNTEKEYDLNNLKDVNAVFQQLAHAHSMQRLQR; encoded by the coding sequence ATGCCAAAACGGATTGAAGTTAGAGGCGTAATCATACCGAATGACCATCAATGGATTTATGACTTATTCGAAATGGATGCAACAAGCCCTGGAAAAATATCGAAAGCGATCGCGGAAGCAAACGGCGATGATCTTGAGGTCATTATCAACTCAGGTGGTGGTGATGTTTATTCGGGCAGTGAAATCTATACCATGCTGAAAAGTCATCCAGCTGGTGTTGACGTCCAAATCGTCGGTGTGGCAGCTAGTGCTGCTTCTGTCGCGTCCATGGGTGGAAAGAAGGTCAGAATGTCACCAACGGCACAATTCATGATTCACAACGCAAAGACTCGGACTCAGGGAGATAAGTGGGAGCATCGGCACACAGCGGATTTCCTACAGGCGGTCGATAAGTCCATCGCGAATGCATACCGGCTAAAAACAGGGTTGTCTCAGAAGGAATTGAGTACCCTCATGAACCGCGAAACGTGGATGACGGCACAAGAAGCATTGGCAAAAGGGTTTATCGATGAAATCATGTTCGACGATTCGAATCAGCTCAGTGCTGTCGCACATGCAGGCATCGAAATGATTCCCCAACAGGTGATAGATCGTGTCCGAAATGAAATTATGAAGTTCCAAACGGAAGGAGCGAGCATTATGCAAGTAACCAATCAAACTCAAGTAATCGATCCACAACCACCGACAGCATCAAATGCAGCACCACAACCACCTGCACCGAATCAGGAACAAAATACTCAAGATGCAGCTGCACAAGAGAGGGAGCGCCTTCGCGCCATTGACGCTATTGCAGCAAATATTGATCCTGCTTTGGTAAACGAGGCTAAGTATGGGGAAAACCCAATGACAGCAGCAGATCTGGCGCTTAAGGCTATGCAAGAAGGCAAGATGATTAATAACGGCTTATTCAATGCGGCAGTAGCAGCTAATCAAGCGTCTGGAGCTCTTGATGTGACAGCTCAACCACAACAACAAAACACGGAAAAAGAGTATGACTTGAACAACTTGAAAGACGTGAATGCAGTCTTCCAGCAACTCGCACATGCACATTCAATGCAGCGCCTACAAAGATAA
- a CDS encoding head decoration protein → MANISTTFGTVDNQSFFAGTEVSAMTTAVTLLAGQGKLKRGSVLGKITANGKYALVNKAATDGSQIASLVLSEDVDTTGSDVNAVAYKTGVFRYDALKVAAGDSVANHKDELRTVNIHYKTDRG, encoded by the coding sequence ATGGCAAACATTTCTACTACATTTGGCACGGTGGATAATCAGTCCTTTTTCGCGGGAACGGAAGTGTCCGCAATGACCACAGCAGTGACATTACTTGCTGGTCAAGGGAAGCTCAAACGCGGATCGGTACTCGGCAAGATCACAGCCAACGGGAAATATGCGTTGGTAAACAAAGCAGCAACAGACGGAAGTCAGATCGCGTCATTGGTTTTATCTGAGGACGTGGATACAACCGGATCTGATGTAAACGCAGTAGCGTATAAAACAGGTGTTTTCCGGTATGATGCCCTGAAAGTTGCTGCCGGCGACTCAGTGGCTAACCACAAAGATGAGCTTCGCACTGTCAATATTCATTACAAAACTGATCGGGGGTAA
- a CDS encoding major capsid protein, with the protein MKIRQSAIAGRFMSPQNAATVTGGSISIYEPQTMLPSFQRRMPVTTFLRDMFFPGETTFDTKHVLVDFYKNRQRVAPLVAEGSMPINIKRDGFETKIYTPPYINLSSPIDIGMLQNRMLGESVFGGMSPDDRAVQQMNRDFLELSDMITRREELMDAELLQTGKVTVAGYIDDAATIVRTDTIDYGFENTINLTGGSQWNQTTSKKYEDLEEAVRKSRKAGYNPTIALLGDEAWANLRADDNFMTKFMDLRYAQFGTINPQLSIESGNGYTYIGRLTELGLDLYRYDAWYFDETTQTLKPYIDPEKIIVAPRNIGEMLYGANTFIPEDSINYVTVEATRATKVTVNRDTDVKSLIVKSRPLPKPFDVSAWSVIKTRA; encoded by the coding sequence GTGAAAATTAGACAATCCGCCATTGCAGGACGCTTTATGAGTCCACAAAATGCCGCGACCGTTACAGGTGGCAGCATCAGCATCTATGAACCACAAACAATGCTTCCATCGTTTCAACGAAGAATGCCAGTTACAACGTTCCTTCGGGACATGTTCTTCCCTGGAGAGACGACTTTCGATACAAAGCATGTCCTAGTGGATTTCTACAAAAATCGCCAGCGTGTAGCTCCACTGGTTGCAGAAGGCAGCATGCCGATTAATATCAAACGGGATGGATTTGAGACGAAGATTTATACACCGCCTTACATCAATCTTTCGTCGCCAATTGATATCGGTATGCTGCAAAATCGGATGCTTGGTGAATCGGTTTTCGGCGGTATGTCACCGGATGATCGTGCTGTCCAGCAGATGAACCGCGACTTTTTGGAACTGTCCGACATGATCACACGTCGAGAAGAACTGATGGATGCAGAGTTGCTGCAAACCGGTAAGGTAACGGTGGCCGGTTACATTGATGATGCCGCAACCATCGTGCGGACAGATACGATTGACTATGGCTTTGAAAACACCATCAATCTGACAGGCGGTAGTCAGTGGAACCAAACGACTTCCAAAAAGTACGAAGACTTGGAGGAAGCGGTCAGAAAATCTCGTAAGGCTGGATACAATCCAACCATCGCGCTTCTTGGTGATGAGGCGTGGGCTAATCTTCGAGCAGACGATAATTTTATGACGAAGTTCATGGATCTGCGATACGCACAATTTGGAACAATCAATCCACAGCTCAGTATCGAGAGCGGCAATGGATACACGTACATTGGTCGATTGACTGAACTTGGCCTTGATTTGTACCGATACGACGCTTGGTATTTTGATGAGACAACACAGACGCTTAAACCATACATCGATCCTGAGAAGATTATTGTCGCGCCAAGAAACATTGGAGAAATGTTGTACGGTGCGAATACTTTCATCCCAGAAGATAGCATCAACTACGTAACAGTCGAAGCGACACGCGCGACAAAGGTAACCGTCAACCGTGATACAGATGTGAAATCTCTCATCGTGAAGAGCCGTCCATTGCCGAAGCCGTTTGACGTATCTGCATGGTCTGTTATCAAAACGCGCGCGTAG
- a CDS encoding sugar transporter: MSTFKDQLKADAAVFLNPGEFADQIDIDGKKITGLIEPVAIGEGNRSYSYPTHDREYTEEIMLYVNRADFTFIPAVGHTLKINKKAYVVVAPPADFEGILEIRLGGNSNP, encoded by the coding sequence ATGAGCACATTCAAGGATCAACTAAAGGCGGATGCTGCTGTCTTTCTCAATCCAGGTGAATTTGCAGATCAAATCGACATCGATGGGAAGAAGATTACCGGATTGATTGAACCTGTCGCAATCGGTGAGGGGAATCGATCGTATTCCTACCCGACCCATGACCGTGAATACACGGAAGAAATAATGCTCTATGTGAACCGAGCCGATTTCACATTCATTCCAGCAGTTGGACACACGTTAAAAATCAATAAAAAAGCGTATGTGGTCGTAGCTCCACCTGCTGATTTTGAGGGTATTTTGGAAATCCGCCTTGGCGGGAATTCAAACCCATGA
- a CDS encoding phage tail protein → MIDFDNSIKQRLNEAANLLAHIPKQIPKVQARAMNRALSSGKTEAAARVRDTYLVRKKDVSETMEIKKASANDLDGSLESKGHVMPLIRFRVTPKSPQPGRKKPILAQVLRAGGKSPIPGAFVAKVRNVASVYRRTTPKRFPIKGLYAPAVPQMLDNEKVRKSIQNKMLETLDKRLEHEIGRVLDG, encoded by the coding sequence ATGATTGATTTCGACAACTCCATTAAACAGAGGCTGAATGAAGCAGCAAATCTTCTGGCCCATATTCCGAAACAGATTCCAAAGGTACAGGCACGGGCCATGAACCGTGCCCTGTCCAGCGGGAAAACGGAAGCGGCTGCCAGGGTGAGGGATACGTACCTTGTCCGAAAAAAAGACGTCAGCGAGACAATGGAGATCAAAAAAGCTTCCGCGAATGATCTGGATGGCAGTCTGGAATCAAAGGGTCATGTGATGCCACTGATTCGGTTCCGTGTTACGCCGAAATCACCGCAACCTGGTAGGAAAAAACCCATCTTGGCTCAAGTATTACGAGCTGGCGGGAAATCTCCGATTCCTGGCGCGTTTGTTGCGAAAGTCAGAAATGTGGCTTCCGTATACAGACGAACGACACCGAAGAGGTTTCCAATCAAAGGACTCTATGCGCCTGCTGTACCGCAAATGCTAGACAACGAGAAGGTACGAAAATCAATACAGAATAAAATGCTGGAGACATTGGACAAGCGTCTCGAGCATGAAATAGGACGGGTGCTAGATGGTTAA
- a CDS encoding phage tail sheath family protein → MAYKHQVSISESGTSVLSPVEAAAGLPVYFGTAPIHLTDNPSAYVNKPVLAYSYEEAVKALGYHSDWNDYTLCEAIKAQFQLFNVAPAVFVNVLDPSIHKENVADSAITLSSGKYTIAVDGVLLSTLIVKLTGAGNALVRNKDYTVVFNGLGHPVISRVDGGDIPANQTSLTVSYDKLTPSTVTEAQIIGGIDSGTGKVTGLELINKIFPLYRLVPGQIVVPKHSKKPAVAAVMKAKSVGINSLFKAMAIADIDSSSTGAGVYTEAPAWKNNNNFSDPHLVACYLKAKLGDEIYHLSTQFAALNSKVMAENGNVPYVSPSNKNIQANAVVNEADTEINLGVDQAAYLNGEGIVTAINFVGGWKMWGNNTSVYPAHTDVKDRFIPVRQMFNWIGNTLILTHWQVVDDPTNRRLIDTVVDSTNIWLNGLTAQGSILGGRVEFRAADNPVTSLLDGKVSYRLFLAAPVPAENIEFKLEFDVAYLQNLFAA, encoded by the coding sequence GTGGCATATAAACACCAGGTATCTATCTCAGAAAGTGGTACGAGTGTCCTTTCGCCTGTTGAAGCTGCAGCCGGATTGCCCGTCTATTTCGGTACGGCTCCTATCCATTTGACAGACAATCCATCCGCATATGTGAATAAGCCGGTACTGGCCTACAGCTATGAGGAAGCGGTAAAGGCCCTTGGATACCATTCCGACTGGAACGACTATACACTATGCGAGGCTATCAAAGCTCAATTTCAGCTTTTTAACGTTGCGCCTGCTGTATTTGTCAACGTGCTTGATCCTTCCATCCACAAGGAGAACGTGGCGGACAGCGCGATTACTCTCTCATCAGGTAAATACACAATTGCTGTTGACGGCGTGCTACTGTCGACCCTGATCGTAAAACTCACTGGTGCGGGTAATGCTTTGGTGCGAAATAAGGACTATACAGTTGTATTCAATGGATTAGGGCATCCTGTAATTTCTCGCGTGGATGGTGGGGATATTCCGGCGAACCAAACCTCATTGACTGTATCCTACGATAAACTCACGCCTTCCACCGTAACAGAAGCACAAATCATTGGTGGAATCGATTCAGGAACAGGCAAGGTGACAGGACTAGAGTTGATCAACAAGATTTTTCCGTTGTATCGACTTGTACCTGGGCAAATTGTCGTCCCGAAACACTCGAAAAAGCCAGCCGTTGCGGCAGTCATGAAAGCAAAATCAGTAGGCATTAATAGTTTGTTCAAGGCAATGGCGATTGCCGATATCGATTCATCTTCAACAGGAGCTGGCGTTTACACAGAAGCACCAGCATGGAAAAACAACAACAATTTCAGTGACCCACACCTAGTGGCCTGCTATTTGAAAGCGAAATTGGGCGACGAGATTTATCATTTGTCTACGCAATTTGCAGCGTTGAATAGCAAAGTCATGGCTGAAAACGGCAACGTTCCCTATGTATCGCCTTCCAACAAAAACATTCAAGCGAACGCTGTCGTAAATGAAGCTGATACGGAAATCAACCTCGGCGTAGATCAAGCAGCCTATCTTAATGGTGAGGGGATTGTCACGGCAATCAATTTCGTCGGTGGATGGAAGATGTGGGGAAATAACACGTCTGTCTATCCAGCCCATACAGATGTGAAGGACAGATTCATTCCCGTCCGTCAGATGTTCAACTGGATCGGAAACACGCTTATCTTGACCCATTGGCAAGTGGTGGACGATCCAACAAACAGAAGGCTGATTGACACGGTTGTGGACTCAACAAACATCTGGTTGAATGGACTGACAGCGCAAGGTTCCATACTCGGCGGGCGTGTAGAATTTAGA